Proteins encoded in a region of the Buchnera aphidicola (Ceratovacuna keduensis) genome:
- the leuB gene encoding 3-isopropylmalate dehydrogenase gives MSKKYKIACLPGDGIGPEVMKQAYKIINILNNKYNLNICYKEFLVGYSAFKKYNTVMPKSTIKGCEKSDAILFGSIGDNRYKSLNKSSLEKDSLLYIRKKFNLFCNIRHAKLYSYIKNYSPLKKKIIKNGIDIICIRELIGGIYFGNSKFKYDNKMNIKSAYDTEKYNKKEIYRIAKIAFEMSKKRKKILTSVDKSNVLKSSILWRKTVNEISNEYPEVKLNHLYVDNAIMQIIKNPSSFDVILCSNMFGDIISDECAAIIGSIGMLPSASINENGFGLYEPAGGSAPDIKNLNVANPIAQILSLSMLLKYSLKEVKISKDIDNSVKKALKLGYRTKDISNKKNYISTEKMGDVISKIFINIK, from the coding sequence ATGTCAAAAAAATATAAAATAGCATGTCTTCCAGGAGATGGAATAGGTCCTGAAGTAATGAAACAAGCATATAAAATAATAAATATATTAAATAATAAATATAATTTAAATATATGTTATAAGGAATTTTTGGTTGGATATTCTGCTTTTAAAAAATATAATACTGTAATGCCAAAAAGTACTATAAAAGGATGTGAAAAATCTGATGCCATTTTATTTGGATCTATAGGTGATAATAGATATAAATCTTTAAATAAAAGTTCTTTAGAAAAAGATTCATTACTATATATCAGAAAAAAGTTTAATTTATTTTGTAATATAAGACATGCAAAATTATATTCATATATAAAAAATTATTCTCCTTTAAAAAAAAAAATAATTAAAAATGGTATAGATATAATTTGCATAAGAGAATTAATAGGAGGAATATATTTTGGAAATTCTAAATTTAAATATGATAATAAAATGAACATAAAATCTGCTTATGACACAGAAAAATATAATAAGAAAGAAATATATAGAATAGCAAAAATAGCATTTGAAATGTCTAAAAAAAGAAAAAAAATACTTACTTCAGTAGATAAATCTAATGTATTAAAAAGTTCAATTTTATGGAGAAAAACTGTAAATGAAATATCTAATGAATATCCAGAAGTAAAATTAAATCATTTATATGTAGACAATGCTATTATGCAAATAATAAAAAATCCAAGTTCTTTTGATGTAATATTATGTTCAAATATGTTTGGTGATATAATTTCTGATGAATGTGCCGCAATAATAGGATCTATAGGAATGTTACCATCAGCAAGTATAAATGAAAATGGTTTTGGACTTTATGAACCAGCAGGTGGTTCAGCTCCAGATATTAAAAATTTAAATGTTGCAAATCCTATAGCACAAATTTTATCACTTTCTATGTTATTAAAATATTCTTTAAAAGAAGTAAAAATATCAAAAGATATTGATAATTCTGTTAAAAAAGCATTAAAATTAGGATATAGAACTAAAGATATAAGTAATAAAAAAAATTATATTTCTACTGAAAAAATGGGTGATGTAATATCTAAAATTTTTATTAATATAAAATAG
- the leuC gene encoding 3-isopropylmalate dehydratase large subunit, whose protein sequence is MKNKKNTLYEKLYNSHLIYEKENETPLIYVDLHLLHEVTSPQAFSSMKKKSRIVRMPSKTFATMDHNVSTKKKKLINFEKMSYIQIKELIKNCKLHNIKLFDLSHPRQGIVHVIGPENGLTLPGTTIVCGDSHTSTHGAFGALSFGIGTSEVEHVLTTQTIPQIRYKNMKIKISGKLQKYVYSKDIILHIIKKLSTSGGNGHIIEFCGDTISNLSMESRMTICNMSVELGAKSGIISPDKTTYKYLKNKKYSPKGKKWLKAKNYWKTLKSDKGSFFNKKFFFNIKNLKPQITWGTNPSQTININEKIPSLNKYKDYYEIKNVENTLKYMNLTPNTYLKNIPINKVFIGSCTNSRIEDLREASKIIINKKVHKNVKAIVVPGSKYVKLQAEKEGIDKIFIESGFEWRLPGCSMCLAMNEDKLNPGERCISTSNRNFEGRQGVGGITHLASPAMASAAAIYGKIVDIREI, encoded by the coding sequence ATGAAAAATAAAAAAAATACTTTATATGAAAAATTATATAATTCTCATTTAATATATGAAAAAGAAAATGAAACTCCATTAATTTATGTAGATTTACATTTATTACATGAAGTAACATCACCTCAAGCATTTTCTTCTATGAAAAAAAAATCTAGAATTGTAAGAATGCCTAGTAAAACTTTTGCAACTATGGATCATAATGTTTCTACTAAAAAAAAAAAATTGATAAATTTTGAAAAAATGTCATATATTCAAATAAAAGAACTTATAAAAAATTGTAAATTGCATAATATAAAGTTATTTGATCTATCACATCCAAGACAAGGTATAGTGCATGTAATAGGTCCTGAGAATGGATTAACATTACCTGGAACTACAATTGTATGTGGAGACTCTCATACATCCACTCATGGAGCATTTGGAGCTTTATCATTTGGAATTGGTACATCTGAAGTAGAACATGTTTTAACCACACAAACTATACCTCAAATAAGATATAAAAATATGAAAATAAAAATTTCTGGTAAATTACAAAAATATGTTTATTCGAAAGATATTATTTTGCATATAATAAAAAAATTAAGTACATCAGGTGGTAATGGACATATTATAGAATTTTGCGGAGATACTATATCAAATTTAAGTATGGAAAGCAGGATGACAATATGCAATATGTCAGTAGAATTAGGTGCAAAATCTGGCATAATATCTCCAGATAAAACAACTTACAAATATTTAAAAAATAAAAAATATTCACCAAAAGGAAAAAAATGGTTAAAAGCAAAAAATTATTGGAAAACCTTAAAATCAGATAAAGGTTCTTTTTTTAATAAAAAATTTTTTTTTAATATAAAAAATCTAAAACCTCAAATTACTTGGGGAACTAATCCTAGTCAAACTATTAATATAAATGAAAAAATACCATCTTTAAATAAATATAAAGATTACTATGAAATAAAAAATGTAGAAAATACATTAAAATATATGAATTTAACTCCAAACACATATTTAAAAAATATACCAATAAATAAAGTTTTTATAGGATCTTGTACAAATTCTAGAATTGAAGATTTAAGAGAAGCATCAAAAATAATAATAAATAAAAAAGTACATAAAAATGTTAAAGCTATAGTAGTTCCAGGATCTAAATATGTAAAATTACAAGCAGAAAAAGAAGGTATAGATAAAATTTTTATAGAATCAGGTTTTGAATGGAGATTACCTGGTTGTTCTATGTGTTTAGCAATGAATGAAGATAAATTAAATCCAGGTGAAAGATGTATATCTACTAGTAATAGAAATTTTGAAGGCAGACAAGGAGTAGGAGGAATAACTCATTTAGCTAGCCCAGCAATGGCATCAGCTGCAGCTATATATGGAAAAATAGTAGATATAAGAGAAATTTAG
- the leuD gene encoding 3-isopropylmalate dehydratase small subunit, producing the protein MKKFTIHTGKILPLNISNIDTDVIIPKQFLKKITKNGFGKYLFFNWRYLNNNIKNINYKFILNKSIYKNSSILISRENFGCGSSREHAVWALKDFGFKVILSSSFSDIFYNNSFNNGILLIVLSKDIINNIFSIIKKNIIVFAKINLIKKYISIKDKKYFFEINSFYHFCMINGLDRIDYTMKYKHKIEEYERKNIFY; encoded by the coding sequence ATGAAAAAATTCACAATACATACTGGAAAAATTTTACCATTAAACATATCAAATATAGATACAGATGTAATAATACCAAAACAATTTTTAAAAAAAATTACTAAAAACGGATTTGGAAAATATTTATTTTTTAATTGGAGATATTTGAATAATAATATTAAAAATATAAATTATAAATTTATATTAAATAAAAGTATATATAAAAATTCTAGTATATTAATTTCAAGAGAAAATTTTGGTTGTGGTTCTTCAAGAGAACATGCAGTTTGGGCACTAAAAGATTTTGGTTTTAAAGTAATTTTATCTTCTAGTTTTTCAGATATATTTTATAATAATAGTTTTAATAATGGAATTTTACTAATTGTTTTATCAAAAGATATAATTAATAACATATTTTCTATAATAAAAAAAAATATAATAGTATTTGCTAAAATAAATTTAATTAAAAAATATATATCTATAAAAGATAAAAAATATTTTTTTGAAATAAATTCTTTTTATCATTTCTGTATGATCAATGGATTAGATAGAATAGATTATACTATGAAATATAAACATAAAATAGAAGAATATGAAAGAAAAAATATATTTTATTAA